The sequence below is a genomic window from Chryseobacterium foetidum.
ACCTTGGCTTTCTAAGATATCGGTTCTTTCAGCATCAGAAATGATCTGTTCTTCGGCATTGTGGTAACCACCGTCAACTTCAATGATTAATCTTTTGGAAAGACAAACGAAATCTACAATAAAATCACTGATCAAATGTTGCTGTCTGAATTTATGATCCAGTTTTTTTGATTTCAAATTTTCCCAAAGTACAGCTTCAGCTTCCGTAGGATTATCGCGATTTTCCTGCGCTTTTTTAACCAGCAAAGCAGAATTATTTCCCCCTGTTAAATAATTAAACTTTTCCTTTTTGTTTTCACCAGCATCACTTTTTAGCTCTCCATTATTAGAGACGCTCTCCCCTTCGGGGGAAAGGGGGAACCACACCTGCGCACCCTGAGACTTTCCGATCCAGTACTCCTGAGAATCTTTCAACGGCTGAGGCCAGTCTAAAGTTTTTAAACCTTGTAAAAGTCTTTCAGAATAAGCAGAAATTCTCATGCTCCACTGCATCATTTTCTTTTGGAAAACAGGGAAACCTCCTCTTTCCGATTTTCCATCTTTCACTTCGTCGTTCGCCAAAACAGTTCCCAATGCAGGGCACCAGTTTACTGTAGTTTCAGCTCTGTACGCTAAACGATAATTTAATAAAATATCTTCTTTATCAATTTCAGAAGCAGCTTTCCATTCTTCTGACGTGAAATTTAATTCTTCGTTTTGATTGGCATTTATACCTTCCGTTCCTTTTTCTTCAAAATGTTGAATTAGTGTCTGAATAGATTCAGCCTTATCTGTGTTTTTATTATACCATGAATGAAACAATTCGATGAAAATCCACTGGGTCCATTTATAATAAGATGCGTCTGAAGTTCTTACTTCTCTGCTCCAGTCGAAAGAGAAACCAATTTTTCTTAACTGCTCTTCGTATCTCGTAATATTTTGCTCAGTAGTTACCGCTGGATGTTGTCCTGTTTGAATAGCATATTGCTCAGCCGGAAGTCCGAAAGAATCGTATCCCACGGGATGGAGAACATTGAAACCCTGATGTCTTTTGTATCTCGCATAAATATCAGACGCAATATAACCCAGCGGATGCCCCACGTGAAGCCCTGCTCCCGATGGATACGGAAACATATCGAGTACATAAAATTTCGGTTTGTCTTTTTTATCGGAAGTTTTATAAGTCTGATTGTCTTCCCAGTATTTCTGCCACTTTTTTTCTATCTGCTGATGATCGTAAAACACGTTTCGTAATTGTTATATGTTAAAAGATGGATGTAAAATCGATGTAATTTTTAATCCTGATTCACAAAAATAATGATTTTAAAAGAAATAATACTTATAATAAACAATGCTTAAAACAAAAAATCTCATCCTAAGATGAGACTTTATATGGTAATTGAATATATTCAAAAAATTATTGCGGAATTCTTTTGAAAGAATAAGTCACTGTTTTAAAAACTGTAGGATCTGTTTTATCTTCAATCATCAGGTTCATAGCATCAGCATCCAGCCTTGTAATTTTACCTTTATCTGAAACAACAGTTCCCTGGTATTTAATTTCTATGGTTTTGGCACCTTTATCATAAATATACGAAAAAGTACGGTTTGACGTCTGTGTACACGTTACAGGAAGTCCTGATTCTTCAAATGTAGTACGGGTTCCAGACGAATTTTCTTTAAAAACCCATCTGCCTTGCTGCTGACAAGTGCTGTAAACAATCTGATCACTTACACCGTCGCCATTTGTATCAACCTCCGTTCTCACTTCGGTTAACGGTTGCCAGGTTCCTACTAAGGGAACTTCAGGAGCTGTATTTTCGTCGTCTTTACAAGCTGTTGTAGTAGTTGCAAACAGAGCTAATCCCGCAAATAATAATGCTAATTTCTTCATAGATCATTTTTTCAAGGCCTAAAATTATGATTTTTTTTAAATACTTTGTTATTTTTTTTCATACTTGGAATCATATTTTACATTTTCTTATCATTTTGGTTTAATTAAACACATTTTAAAAAGTTTATATTTGCAAAAAGTCGCAAATGCCCGAAATTTCCATCATTACTCCGTGTTATAATTCTTCAAAATTTTTGAGAGAAACGATAGACTCGGTACTTAACCAAACCTTTACAGATTGGGAATGGTTGATTACAGATGACTGTTCCAAAGACAATTCGGTAGAAATTATTCAAAGTATTTCTGATCCCAGGATTAAACTTACTGTTGCTGAAAAAAACGGTGGCGCAGGGCATGCAAGAAATATTTCTTTAAAAAATGCTTCGGGAAGATTTATTACGTTTTTAGACGCTGATGATTGCTGGAATCCTGAATTTTTAGAAGAGATGGTGACTTTTATGAAAAATGAAAATGCTGAGCTCGCCTACTCTAATTATGCAAGATGTGACGAAAATTTAAATCCACAAATTGAAGATTTTAAAGCAGACAAAACGGTAACTTTTCAAAACTTACTTAAAACCTGCAGACTTTCGCTTCTTTCATCAATGTATGATTCTGAAAGGGTTGGAAAGGAATATTTTCCGGAAGGAAGTAAACGGGAAGATCATGTGATGTGGCTCAATTTATTAAAGAAAATCCCTGAGGGAAAAGCTTTGCCGAAAACGATGGCAAAGTACCGCATGCACGCTACAAGCATTTCCAGAAAAAAACAGAATATTATAAAGGATCAATATTTGGTGTACAAGGATTTTATGAATTTTTCGACCGCTAAATCTCTGTATTATACTTTGAATTGGGCATTTAACGGATTTAAGAAATATTCAAAATTATTTAACTGATGGAATATTCTAAAGAATTTAAAGCTGCACTGAGCGAACTGAAACCAATAGAAAAAGACCGCTTAATTTTCAGATTACTGAAAAAAGATAAAATCTTATCGAAAAAATTATATTTTGAACTGATTGATACTGAAAATGCAGATCAGAAGCGTGATGCGATGGAAGAGCACATCAAAGAAAAAGTAGAATTTGCTTCTAAATACATCAGCAATCAAAAGTATTTTGTGGTTCTCATCAGAAAAATCAGTGCTGAGATTACGGAGCATGTGAAAGTTACTACCGATAAATTTGGTGATGTTTCTTTAAATCTTTTTCTCATCAATCAGATTTTAGAATCCAATGATAAATTGAGCCGACAAAGGTTCAATGACATTTATAAACTTTACCTGTATCTTATTAATAAAGTGGTAAAATCTCTTCTTCTCATCAAAAAACTGGACGAAGATTACTGGATGGAACTGGATGAAATTTTAAATGAACTTCACGATAAAATCACCTCAAATGTTTATCTTGAAAAACTTTTCATCAACAACGGAATAGATTTTAACTGGCTTACCATCGAAAAAATTCCCGATCATTTTGATTTAATTATTAAAGATATCAAGAATCACGGATTTTTAAAGTGAGAGAATTTTCTGAATAATCAATTCTGAAGAGTGTGGTTTTTCACTGACGAATTTTGATGCATTTCCTGACATTTCGCTCAACAAATTTTCATTCTTAACGAGTTTTAAAATAAAATCTGCCGCTTCTTTTTCTGTTTCAAAAGATTTTCCGCCATTTGCTTTGATCAAATCATCAGCTTCAGGATTTTTCCGATACTGATTTCCGAAAATTACAGGAACACCGAAAGTTGCTGCTTCAAGAATATTGTGAAGTCCGGAATCATGAAAACCACCGCCAACAACGGCGAAGTCGGCATACGAATATAATTTTGAAAGCAGGCCGATGCTGTCAATGATTAAAATGCTGGGTGATGGATGCTGGATGAAGGGTGTTTGCAATTCGATTGATGAAATGTTGGATGAGGAATTCTGGATGCGGGATGTCTGCAATTTGCTGTATAGAATTGCGGTTGGAAAAATTTCTTTTAAATTTTGAACCCTTTTTAAATCGTGTGGAGCGATAATGAGTTTTAAATTTTTATTTTTTTCTGAAATGATTCTCGCTATTTTCTCTTCTGCCTGCCACGAACTTCCGAAAACAATTGTCTTTCCGCCTGAAATAAACTCTGCTATAAAATCAACGTGGTTATCCTTGTTTTTAATCTGTTTTACACGGTCAAATCTTGTATCTCCGGTCACAGAAGATTTTTCGAGGCCGATACTTTTTGCCAAAACATAAGAATGTCTGGTCTGATGAAAAAACCAATCAACATTTTCTTTCAGTTGTTTCACAAACCATTTTCCGTAAGATTTAAAAAAACTCTGTCTTTCATAAAAGAGTGCCGAAACTACAAATATTTTCGCATCGTTTTCTTTTAACTGTCGCAGTAAATTATACCAGAAATCATATTTTACCGTAAAAAAAAGTCTGGGTTTAAAAGCTTTCAAAAATTCTTTTATATCTGAATTTCTGTCAAACGGAAGATAGCAAATAGCATCTGCAACCGTGTTTTTTTTAATTACATTTTCATAACCCGACGGTGAAAAAAATGTGACTAATATTTTATAATCCGGAAACTTTTCTTTGAGCTTTTCCAGAACCGGAAGACCCTGTTCGCATTCTCCAAGACTTGCGGCGTGCATCCACAACACCTCATCATCAGGAGAAAATTTAGATTTTATGATATCCAAAGACTGTTTTCTTCCTTCAACGCCTTTTTTAGTTTTAGCATTGAAAAGAGCGAAAATCTTCATTCCGAAGATCATCAGACCGACAAAAATGGTATATAAAAAACTCAATTTTTCAGATTTAAAGTTTCTCTCCGTGCTTCTTTTATCATTTTAAAAATATGAAATCCTATGGTAAAAAAAAGCAATACCAACAGGAAAAATACTGCGTTGGACATTTCAGTTAACTTGCTTTGTGCGATAAGGATGCTTTCCACAACCGTATCAGCAAGCAAAAGAAGGATGACGAAAAGTAAACTGTAAGCAAAAACCTTTAGCTTTTCTTTATTTCTGAAGCTTTGCGGAACATTCAGCATCGGTGATTCCGGATTTCTTGGG
It includes:
- a CDS encoding 3-deoxy-D-manno-octulosonic acid transferase yields the protein MSFLYTIFVGLMIFGMKIFALFNAKTKKGVEGRKQSLDIIKSKFSPDDEVLWMHAASLGECEQGLPVLEKLKEKFPDYKILVTFFSPSGYENVIKKNTVADAICYLPFDRNSDIKEFLKAFKPRLFFTVKYDFWYNLLRQLKENDAKIFVVSALFYERQSFFKSYGKWFVKQLKENVDWFFHQTRHSYVLAKSIGLEKSSVTGDTRFDRVKQIKNKDNHVDFIAEFISGGKTIVFGSSWQAEEKIARIISEKNKNLKLIIAPHDLKRVQNLKEIFPTAILYSKLQTSRIQNSSSNISSIELQTPFIQHPSPSILIIDSIGLLSKLYSYADFAVVGGGFHDSGLHNILEAATFGVPVIFGNQYRKNPEADDLIKANGGKSFETEKEAADFILKLVKNENLLSEMSGNASKFVSEKPHSSELIIQKILSL
- a CDS encoding DUF1648 domain-containing protein — its product is MKLSTVFFIASILLLSFIWGFTIFSYSNLPEIVPTHFAVNGTVNGENHKNTIWFLPVIGSFLFLLLAGIPRNPESPMLNVPQSFRNKEKLKVFAYSLLFVILLLLADTVVESILIAQSKLTEMSNAVFFLLVLLFFTIGFHIFKMIKEARRETLNLKN
- a CDS encoding lipocalin family protein, with translation MKKLALLFAGLALFATTTTACKDDENTAPEVPLVGTWQPLTEVRTEVDTNGDGVSDQIVYSTCQQQGRWVFKENSSGTRTTFEESGLPVTCTQTSNRTFSYIYDKGAKTIEIKYQGTVVSDKGKITRLDADAMNLMIEDKTDPTVFKTVTYSFKRIPQ
- a CDS encoding deoxyuridine 5'-triphosphate nucleotidohydrolase → MEYSKEFKAALSELKPIEKDRLIFRLLKKDKILSKKLYFELIDTENADQKRDAMEEHIKEKVEFASKYISNQKYFVVLIRKISAEITEHVKVTTDKFGDVSLNLFLINQILESNDKLSRQRFNDIYKLYLYLINKVVKSLLLIKKLDEDYWMELDEILNELHDKITSNVYLEKLFINNGIDFNWLTIEKIPDHFDLIIKDIKNHGFLK
- a CDS encoding glycosyltransferase family 2 protein; translated protein: MPEISIITPCYNSSKFLRETIDSVLNQTFTDWEWLITDDCSKDNSVEIIQSISDPRIKLTVAEKNGGAGHARNISLKNASGRFITFLDADDCWNPEFLEEMVTFMKNENAELAYSNYARCDENLNPQIEDFKADKTVTFQNLLKTCRLSLLSSMYDSERVGKEYFPEGSKREDHVMWLNLLKKIPEGKALPKTMAKYRMHATSISRKKQNIIKDQYLVYKDFMNFSTAKSLYYTLNWAFNGFKKYSKLFN